The Pieris brassicae chromosome 7, ilPieBrab1.1, whole genome shotgun sequence genome includes the window AAGCGGTGGAAGAAGAAAGGCAGCTAAATTTAGCCATAGAAGAGGCTCTATCAGAACGTGCACGATCCCGACCCTCGTTAAGCGAGGAGCCCCCATGGCCGCGTAATTCACGATTTTCATCATATGGTGGTTATGGTAGTTTACTGGCCCCTCCAAGACGGCTTTCGGGGCATCGTGGAGACTCTTTACCCGGATCGGCtttaaagtttaatgaaaGACGATTTTCGGGTGGTCCACGTGACCGTCGATTGAGTTCGGCAACTTGTTCTAGTTCCGGGAGTTCCTATTTAGAAAGGCGCGGCTCTTCAGTAGTGTGTGCCCTTCCGGAGCGACGTCTCTCGCCCTGTCCAAGCGAAAGACTAGCTCCACTAGCTTCTGTTGGTAGTGTAGGTGCATCATTTGCTGTAGAAAGTGATCTTGTATCAGTAGGAGCAGACTCGGTATTTGCGGAAGATGATGCGGATTCCACTGATGGTGAAGTTGAGCAATTCTCAACGGACAGTGGAGGTGGAACTGAAGTGGGTGCACTGGATTGCACAGAACTTACAAGTAGACCAGTATGTCCCACCAGTTTCAATCGCGCCTCACATTCGCGTGAAACGTTATTCTAGTCCCCAAAATCCTATGTTGAATGTTACCTAAATGTTATTtagcataaataattaaaatatccacATAtcagaattaattatttattgtaatttttttatcttatcaATTTACGAGCCCTAAcatatcatttaatatttattattaaatatgatcaT containing:
- the LOC123711582 gene encoding uncharacterized protein LOC123711582, whose product is MENRDGWADAESSTTENSTDSSQAERDRVRIEFYATYDVMTGVRIAATLGGFFALMVFLIVYKSRSKSVKALNDPKLVEFAEAVVAEEEAVEEERQLNLAIEEALSERARSRPSLSEEPPWPRNSRFSSYGGYGSLLAPPRRLSGHRGDSLPGSALKFNERRFSGGPRDRRLSSATCSSSGSSYLERRGSSVVCALPERRLSPCPSERLAPLASVGSVGASFAVESDLVSVGADSVFAEDDADSTDGEVEQFSTDSGGGTEVGALDCTELTSRPVCPTSFNRASHSRETLF